A single Verrucomicrobiia bacterium DNA region contains:
- a CDS encoding Cof-type HAD-IIB family hydrolase yields MSLPIKLISTDFDGTLFAEFENPPIPARFAELIGDLQRRGAKWVINTGREMSSLMESLARAGLEVRPDFLVLVEREIYQHNGARYVPVEPWNTACREDHEQLFDRVRPEVAGLMDWVNERFDATVYADAWSPFCLIARNTQDADAVHNRLDGFCRQFPELTVVRNDVYARFSHVNYNKGTALAELMRRLEVTNAEVLAAGDHLNDLPMLQSKFSRHLVAPSNAIPAVKELVEKQNGFVSRQPCGHGVVEGMENALRR; encoded by the coding sequence ATGAGTTTGCCGATCAAGTTAATCTCCACCGATTTCGACGGAACGCTGTTTGCCGAGTTTGAAAACCCACCCATTCCGGCGCGCTTCGCGGAATTGATTGGCGATCTGCAACGGCGCGGCGCCAAGTGGGTGATCAACACCGGCCGCGAAATGTCGAGCTTGATGGAATCGCTGGCGCGCGCCGGGCTGGAGGTGCGTCCGGATTTTTTGGTGTTGGTGGAACGGGAGATTTATCAGCACAACGGCGCGCGTTACGTGCCGGTTGAGCCTTGGAACACGGCGTGTCGCGAGGATCACGAGCAGTTGTTTGATCGCGTGCGCCCGGAAGTGGCGGGGTTGATGGATTGGGTGAACGAGCGGTTCGACGCGACGGTTTATGCGGATGCGTGGTCGCCGTTTTGTTTAATCGCGCGGAACACTCAGGATGCGGACGCGGTTCACAACCGTCTGGACGGATTTTGCCGCCAGTTTCCCGAATTGACCGTGGTGCGCAATGATGTGTATGCGCGCTTCAGTCATGTGAACTACAACAAGGGCACGGCGCTCGCCGAACTGATGCGCCGCCTGGAAGTGACCAATGCTGAAGTTCTCGCGGCGGGAGATCATCTGAACGATCTGCCCATGTTGCAAAGCAAGTTCTCGCGGCATTTGGTGGCGCCGTCAAACGCCATTCCGGCGGTGAAGGAGTTGGTCGAAAAGCAGAATGGATTTGTCAGCCGGCAACCATGCGGCCATGGCGTGGTTGAGGGGATGGAAAACGCGTTGCGGCGGTAA